A segment of the Agromyces sp. H17E-10 genome:
CCGGCGCGGCCCGCCTGCTTCCACTCGTCGAGAAGGTTGCGGTAGTCGCCGACGGCGTCGGCGCCGCGCGGTGCGAGGGCCTCGGCCCGCTCGATGAGCCGCTGCTTGCGCGTGCGGACGTCGCGGTGCGTCGCATCCAGTTCGGCGAAGAACGCCTTGCGGTGCTGCTCGATCGTCGAGCGCGCGGCGCGGAACCGCTTCCACAGGTCGTTCGCCTCGCCCTTGGGCAGTCGCGGGCCCTCCTGCTGGTGACGCTGCCAGTTGGCGAAGAGCGCGTCGAGCTCGGCCGACGTCTGCTTCCACTGGGTCTTCGCCGGGTCCTGCGCGGCGAGCTTCTCGGCCTGCTCGACGATGCGGGTGCGCTCGGCGATCGCCTCGCCGAGCGCCGCCTTCGCCTCGGCCTGCTGCTGCTCGGTGAGCTCCTTCGCGGTGCCCGAGAGCGCCTCGAGCCGGCGGGAGAGCGAGTCGAGGTCGCCGACGGCGTGCGCGCCCGCGACCGACTCGCGGAGCGCGGCGACGGCCTTCGCGACGTCGGCGGCGGGTGCGCCGCGGCGGACGCGTTGCTCGAGCAGGGTCACCTGGCCGGCGAGATCGGCGTACTTGCGCTCGAAGTAGGCGAGCGCCTCCTCGGCGGTGGCATCGGGGTACTGGCCGACCTCACGCTCGCCGTCGCTCGTGCGGACGAAGACGGTGCCCGTCTCGTCGACGCGGCCCCACGGTTGCTGATCTGATTCGGTCACGGCCTCACCCTGTGTGTTGTAGGTCGGATGCCGCCCATCGGCGGCGATGTGCTCTCAAGCCTATTGCACCGCCCGGAGGCGGGTCCCGCTCACTCGACGGTGAACGAGGTGATGGTCGTCGGCACCTTCGGTGACGGGTCGGTCGTGCCGTCGACGGGGCCGGCGTCGATGACGCCCGCGCGCAATTCGTCGAGACCGCTCGTGACCTGGCCGATGACGGTGTACCCGCCGGCCGCGTCGGCCGGAATGGGGGAGTCCTCGTACACGATGAAGAACTGGCTGCCCTGGCTGTAGGCGTCGCCCGACTGCCGCGCCATCGCGATCGTGCCCGCGGGGTAGACGCCGTCGGCGGGCGCGTTCTCGATCGGTCCGTAGCTGTAGCCGGGTCCGCCGGAGCCGTCGCCGTTCGGGTCGCCGCACTGGAGCACCCAGATGCCCTCATCGGTGAGGCGGTGGCAGCTGACGCCGTCGTAGAAGCCGGCCTGGGCGAGGCTGATCTCGCTCGAGACCGCCTGCGGTGCGGCGGCGCCGTCGAGCTCCACGCCGAGCGGGATGTCGTTGAGTGTGAGCGTGCCCGTCCACGTGCGGTCCTCGGCGAGGTCGGCCGAGGGAACGTCGCCCTGGTTCTCCCCGGCCGCAGCCGTGGGCGTGGGCGTCGCGGACGCCTCGGGCTCGGGGCTGCCGGGACCGCCGTTGAAGAAGAGGAGCTGCGCGCCGACCGCGAGGGCGAGCACGACGACGAGCGCGATGCCCGCGATGACGTTGTCGCGCGTGCGGCGGCGCTGCTTGCCGGCGTGGACCTCCTGCCGGGCCTGGTACGTGCGGAGGCGCGCGCGTTCCTCGCGTGCCTGACGGTCGTTCGATGCCACGCCTGCTCCTTCTCGGGCCGCTCCCGTCGGGCCTGCGCCTGCCGGTGAGCACTGCTGCTGCGAGCCGACTGTACTTGAGCCCCCGGGCGCGCACCAATCGCCGCGCTGCCCGTCGGCGCAGAAGGGGGTGTCGGATGCCGCGACTACGCTTGATCGTATGGTGGAATCCGGCCCGGGGCTGCGCACGGGCGCGACCCCGCTCGCAGTGCGCATGCGCCCGACCAGCCTCGACGAGGTGGCCGGGCAGCGGCACCTGCTGACCCCCGGTTCTCCGCTCGTCGCGCTCGCGGGCGACCGCACGGGGGAGTCTGGTTCGGTGTCCGTGATCCTCTGGGGGCCGCCCGGTACGGGCAAGACGACGCTCGCCCAGGCGATCGCGCGGTCGTCGGGGCGCAAGTTCGTCGAACTCTCGGCCGTCACCGCGGGCGTCCGAGACGTGCGCCAGGTGATGGAGGAGGCGCAGGCGAGCCGAGACCTCTACGGCATCTCGACCGTGCTCTTCCTCGACGAGATCCACCGATTCACGAAGGCGCAGCAGGACGCGCTGCTGCCGGGTGTCGAGAACGGCTGGGTCATCCTCGTCGCGGCGACGACCGAGAATCCCTCGTTCTCGGTCATCTCGCCGCTGCTCTCGCGCTCGCTGCTGCTGACGCTCGAGCTCCTGAGCGACGACGACCTCGGCGTGCTCGTCGACCGCGCGGTCGCCGACCCGCGCGGGCTCGCCGGCAAGGTCGTGCTCGACGCCGAGGCGCGTTCGGCGATCGTCAGGCTCGCGTCAGGCGACGCACGCCGTGCGCTCACCGCGCTCGAGGCCTCGGCGATCTCCGCAGCCGCCGAGGCGGCGGCCGCACCCGAAGCGAGCGATGCCGGCGATGCCGATACCGATACCGATGCCGATGGGGTCGACGATGCCGATGCGGACGACGCCGACGCCGAGGCATCCCGGTTGCCGGTCATCACCGCCGACGTCGTGGCACGGGCGGTCGACCGGGCTCTCCTGCGGTACGACCGCAACGGCGACGAGCACTACGACGTCATCAGCGCCTTCATCAAGTCGGTGCGCGGCAGCGACGTCGACGCGGCACTGCACTATCTCGCGCGAATGATCGAGGCCGGAGAGGACCCGAGGTTCATCGCCCGGCGCATCATCGTGCTCGCCTCCGAGGACATCGGGCTCGCCGACCCGCAGGCGCTCGGCGTCGCGGTCGCGGCGGCCGACGCGGTGCAGTTCATCGGCATGCCCGAGGGGCGCATCCCGCTCGCGCAGGCGGTCGTGCATCTCGCGACGGCGCCCAAGTCGAACGCCGCCTACCTCGGCATCGACAAGGCGATCGCCGATGTGCGCGCCGGCAAGGCGGGGCGCGTGCCGAAGCACCTGCGCGACGCCCACTACCCGGGGGCGAAGCGGCTCGGACATGGCAAAGGCTACCGGTATCCGCACGACGACGCGATCGGCGTGGTGGCCCAGGAGTACCTGCCCGACACGTTGCGCGGGGCGGTCTACTACGAGCCGACCGAGCACGGCAACGAGCGCGAGGTGTCGGCCAGGCTCGCGAAGCTCCGGCGCATCGTGCGCGGGGGTCGATGACTCGGCGGGCGCCGCTCGGCGGACGCCGGCTCGGCGGGCGGCACGGCTGGCCGACGGCGCCGTGATACCATTGACGCTGGCCTGAAGCCAGATCCTCGAGCGCGGCTGCGAGAGGATCACCGGCGAGTGGGTGCGATCTGTAGCCGATCGGCCCCTGGCGAATCCCTCTGACACAGACCTGCGGTGCATCAGCGCGCCGCGGGTTTCACTTGAGATTCTTCCGAAAGGACATTCGTGTCGAACCGTTCCCGCAGCAAGACCCGCCTCTCCCGTGCGCTCGGCGTCGCCCTCACCCCGAAGGCCGCCCGCTACATGGAGAAGCGCCCCTACGCTCCTGGTGAGCACGGCCGCACCAAGCGCAAGGCCGACAGCGACTACGCCGTGCGTCTGCGCGAGAAGCAGCGTCTGCGCGCCCAGTACGGCATCCGCGAGAAGCAGCTCCGCATCGCCTACAACGAGGCCAAGCGCATCGACGGCCAGACCGGTGAGAACCTGGTCGAGCTGCTCGAGATGCGTCTCGACGCTCTCGTGCTGCGTGCCGGCTTCGCCCGCACGATCTCGCAGGCCCGCCAGTTCGTGGTGCACCGCCACATCCTCGTCGACGGCCAGCTCGTCGACCGCCCCTCGTTCCGCGTGAAGCCGGGCCAGCTCGTGCACGTGAAGACCCGCAGCGAGGGCACCGAGCCGTTCCAGGTCGCCGCCGCCGGCGGTCACGCCGACGTGCTGCCCAAGGTCCCGGGCTACCTCGAGGTCGAGCTCGACAAGCTCCAGGCCAAGCTCGTCCGTCGCCCGAAGCGCGCCGAGGTCCCCGTGACCTGTGACGTCCAGCTCGTCGTCGAGTACTACGCGGCTCGCTGACGCAGACTGCACCGAACAGGGGTCGCGGGGTTTCCCGCGGCCCCTGTTCGCGTCTGCGGTCGACGGCATGCGCCTCCGCCACCGGACGGGCGCCGGTGCTGCGCCACTAGACTGGTCGGAGGCGTGCCGAGCGCCCCGAGGCGCCGGCGAGAGATCGAACAGGGAGCACCCGTGAAGAGCATTCTGTGGTTCACCGTCGGCGTCGCGGCCGGATTCGTCGTCGCGCACCAGGTCAACCAGACCAAGCAGGGGCGAGACTTCTTCGAGTCGATCGACGCCAAGGCCCGCGCGTTCGGCCACGCGATCGCCGAGGGCTACCACGCGCGCGACGCCGAGCTGCGTGCCGAGGCCGGCTCCGCCGGCGATCGCTGACTCCCACCCAGAACCGCATTCCGGCCCGGCCGCGCCGGGCTCGACCCCAGAACGGAACCATGCAGACTGCCGACATCCGCCAGCGCTGGCTGGACTTCTTCGCCGAGCGCGGCCACACCGTGGTGCCCTCGGCCTCGCTCGTCTCCGACGACCCGACGCTGCTCTTCACGGTCGCCGGCATGGTGCCGTTCGTGCCGTACCTCACCGGAATCGTGCCCGCGCCGTACCCGCGCGCGACGAGCGTGCAGAAGTGCATCCGCACCAACGACATCGAAGAGGTCGGCAAGACGCCGCGCCACGGCACGTTCTTCCAGATGAACGGCAACTTCTCGTTCGGCGACTACTTCAAGGAGGGCGCCATCTCGATGGCGTGGGAGCTCCTGACCACGCCCGAGTCCGGCGGCGGCTACGGTTTCGACCCGAACGACCTCTGGGTCACCGTCTACGAGGACGACGACGAGGCGATCGAGATCTGGAAGCGCGTCGCCGGCCTGCCCGACGAGCGCATCCAGCGGCTCGGCAAGGACACGAACTACTGGCACACCGGGCAGCCCGGTCCGGCGGGTCCGTGCTCCGAGATCTTCTTCGACCGGGGTCCCGCGTACGGCATCGACGGCGGGCCGGCGACCGACGACGACCGCTACGTCGAGATCTGGAACCTCGTGTTCATGCAGTACCTCATCGACGACGTGGTGTCGAAGACCGACTTCCGCATCGTGAAGGAGCTGCCGAAGAAGAACATCGACACCGGCATGGGCCTCGAGCGCGTCGCGTTCATCAAGCAGGGCGTCGACAACATGTACGAGATCGACCAGGTGCGGCCGGTGCTCGACAAGGCGTCCGAGCTCTCGGGTCGTCGCTACGGCGCC
Coding sequences within it:
- a CDS encoding peptidylprolyl isomerase, producing MASNDRQAREERARLRTYQARQEVHAGKQRRRTRDNVIAGIALVVVLALAVGAQLLFFNGGPGSPEPEASATPTPTAAAGENQGDVPSADLAEDRTWTGTLTLNDIPLGVELDGAAAPQAVSSEISLAQAGFYDGVSCHRLTDEGIWVLQCGDPNGDGSGGPGYSYGPIENAPADGVYPAGTIAMARQSGDAYSQGSQFFIVYEDSPIPADAAGGYTVIGQVTSGLDELRAGVIDAGPVDGTTDPSPKVPTTITSFTVE
- a CDS encoding replication-associated recombination protein A, whose protein sequence is MVESGPGLRTGATPLAVRMRPTSLDEVAGQRHLLTPGSPLVALAGDRTGESGSVSVILWGPPGTGKTTLAQAIARSSGRKFVELSAVTAGVRDVRQVMEEAQASRDLYGISTVLFLDEIHRFTKAQQDALLPGVENGWVILVAATTENPSFSVISPLLSRSLLLTLELLSDDDLGVLVDRAVADPRGLAGKVVLDAEARSAIVRLASGDARRALTALEASAISAAAEAAAAPEASDAGDADTDTDADGVDDADADDADAEASRLPVITADVVARAVDRALLRYDRNGDEHYDVISAFIKSVRGSDVDAALHYLARMIEAGEDPRFIARRIIVLASEDIGLADPQALGVAVAAADAVQFIGMPEGRIPLAQAVVHLATAPKSNAAYLGIDKAIADVRAGKAGRVPKHLRDAHYPGAKRLGHGKGYRYPHDDAIGVVAQEYLPDTLRGAVYYEPTEHGNEREVSARLAKLRRIVRGGR
- a CDS encoding DUF349 domain-containing protein, with the translated sequence MTESDQQPWGRVDETGTVFVRTSDGEREVGQYPDATAEEALAYFERKYADLAGQVTLLEQRVRRGAPAADVAKAVAALRESVAGAHAVGDLDSLSRRLEALSGTAKELTEQQQAEAKAALGEAIAERTRIVEQAEKLAAQDPAKTQWKQTSAELDALFANWQRHQQEGPRLPKGEANDLWKRFRAARSTIEQHRKAFFAELDATHRDVRTRKQRLIERAEALAPRGADAVGDYRNLLDEWKQAGRAGKKLDDQLWARFKAAGDVLFDAKAEIDAKEDEAYRANLDQKLALLTEAEVLLKETDPKPARQALNRIQRQWDEIGRVPRDQVRPIEDRLRKVENHVRSLEDERWQREDPEKKARSEGMLGQLQDAIEKLEAELAAAEASGDQKAAAEAREALDARKAWLKAVGG
- the rpsD gene encoding 30S ribosomal protein S4, translated to MSNRSRSKTRLSRALGVALTPKAARYMEKRPYAPGEHGRTKRKADSDYAVRLREKQRLRAQYGIREKQLRIAYNEAKRIDGQTGENLVELLEMRLDALVLRAGFARTISQARQFVVHRHILVDGQLVDRPSFRVKPGQLVHVKTRSEGTEPFQVAAAGGHADVLPKVPGYLEVELDKLQAKLVRRPKRAEVPVTCDVQLVVEYYAAR